In the genome of Deltaproteobacteria bacterium, the window CTCGCACAGCTTCCACATCTTCACACTGGTATCGTTGATGCCCTTTAGCAGTACGGCCTGGTTCAATACGGCCGACACCTGGCTGGAAAGATTTCTAAAACCTTCCCGGCTTACGGGGGTTATCTCCTGCGCGGTGTTGATCTGGGTCACCACACGCAGAGGTTTTTTCAGGTTGCTGGCATTCAGGATATCGAGAAGTTCAGCGTCAAGCCGCATGGGAACCGTCACGGGAATCCGGGTGCCGAGACGCTTCATCCTGACATGGTCGATAGCGTCCAGCTGCTCCAGTATCCAGCGGATCATCCTGTTGGGAAGCATGAAGGCGTCGCCACCCGTTATCAGGACATCACGGATTAGAGGGTTGCCGCGGATATAATCAAGAGCCTCCTGATAGGCGTCCTTCGAATAGATCCGATCCTTTTTCCCGATGTGGGCAATGCGAAGACAGTGGGTACAGTACATGGCACATATATTGGTCACCTTTACACTCACGACCCGGGGATAAAACTGGTCCACAAGGCGGGCAGGAGAATGGTCGGCCGCAACGGGTGGTATCTCCTCGCCCACATTATCCACCATCTCTCCGGTGGGTACCGACTGGATCAGAACAGGGTCATCCAGACGGCCGGGCATAATGAGGCCGGCATAGTACGGCGTCAGCCTCATACGGTAATCCCTGGTAACACAGGTGACATCCCTGATCGCTGCGGCCGGCAGATCGATCACCCTGGCCAATTCGTCAACGGTGTTGATGGCATACTTCAACTGACCTGGAAACGAACCCCAGTCCTCGTCGCTCATGCCCAGGGCACTCCTGATCCTGGCACCGTTCTTCTGAATCTGCTCCCAAAGCTCTATACCGCTGGGGGCATCAGCATCCTTTTTGGCCATGTAATCGGCCACCCTGGCGTTGGCCGCCTTCACAATCGGTATCGCCTTGAGAAGCCGGCCTCCAACAGTCACACCGTGCTCGTCGATGAGCTGATGTTTCGACGCCAGCTCCTCGAGATCCCCCCGGGTAAGACCGAAATCGTCGGGAGTAAACCCCGTCTCGCGTCGATATTTGAGCAGCGCATCGAAAACCAGCAGGATTTTCCCGGTGGAGTTGCCCTGGAGAGCACTGCTGCAGGCTTCCTTTAACCCCGCTGCCTGGCCTGGGGAAGGCTTGTTCCCGGTTCCGGTACCCGTGAAAAGTTCGTTAATAAGCTCCCTGGTAAACGAGTCCGTTTCCCCACCTGTTAAACCGCATCCATTCATAACCATCCCTTTCCTAAAAAAACATAATTGCCTGGTTCGAAATCATGGCCGATGGGAGCCTTTCATATATGGAAGCGAGGTCCGTGTCAAGCTTGTTGCCTGCCGAAGGTTCAACGTTCCAGATTCCGGGTAACTTCGTCGATACCGCGATACTCCCATACCTGTCCCCTCAGGGTTGTCACTGCGAGGAGTATCGAGTTTAACGAGGGCAACGTAGCAGTCCCGGGCTGCGGGACCGTCACCCGCCGCTGTCCTGACGACGGCCACCAACTTTTTTATCCGAACCATCTCTCCGGATGAACTTTCCATGGACTTACCCTCGACCATCGATAAAAACCCCCGGCAGCTTATTTTTACTTGCAATTGTCCGGTATATTAAATACAATTTTGTAATTAAACTGGGTTGGAGGCGTTTTTATTGACATGATCCTTCTCGATGCTCTGACATTCAGCGTCGGCATATTACTTCTGCACTCCTGCAAGGACATTGCTCCCTTCATGAAATCCGCTGATTTAGCCGTGCATACCGCCAAGAAGGGCGGTAGCAGCCGAATCCAGTCAACCGTTTGCGATACCGGGCCCTGAACTGATATGGACAGGAAAAGCCCTGTGGGAGGTGTAACATGAACCAGGAGAAAAGACCGGAGAAAGGCAAAGGCCTCATCACCATCGAACCGGAGATGGAGAATGGCCGATATTCAAACGCAGCCAATATCATCCACTCCTTCAATGAATTTATCCTGGATTTCATCATGCTCCTCCCCGGGGACAGGCAGAAGGTCGTGTCCCGCATAGTAACCTCACCGGCCCATGCCAAGCAACTGGCGGAAGCCATGGAGCGTAATGTCCGGAAATACGAAACAACCTATGGGAAAATCAAGATACCCGACAGGGTCGAAGACGGTGAGTTCTCCGGGCCGGTAAATTAGCCGGACTTCCCGGCGCCGATGGTTTTGTACATGAAGTTTTTGAACCTCATCAGAGCCTTTTGCTCACCATATGGGGTTTCCTCCAGCGCACGGAGGAGAAGTGCGGCCTCTTTCACCCCCCCTCCCTCGGCGAGGGCTATTTTGTAGATCCTGAGCACCATGGATCGGGTCATGTCATGGGCTATGAAGGGTGCGTGGATCATATCCCAGAAATTCCCCTTGCCTCCCCTGATGAGGTCATAAAGGGCGGATTCATTGTCCCCATCCGGGCCCGGCCCTCTAAAGTGCCGGAGCGCTTTCCTGATCTCCTGCTCTCCGACTAAACCATCAACGCTCTCAAACAACCCCCCCTGGAGGATGCTCACCAGCTGCCTGATATTTCCAGGATATTCCAACCCGGTCAAAAAGAGGGATGCCTGGGGAGTCAGGTGAGGGGGGGAAGCATTCCTGGAGAATTTGGAGTGTAGCCGCCCGAGGAAATGTTTCGCCAGATCTGGAATATCCTCCCGACGTTCCCTCAAGGGCGGCACTTTGAGAACGATCTCCCTTAGACGGTGATAAAGGTCCTCTCGGAAGTTTCCCAGTTCTATCTCCTTCCCGAGGTCCCTGTTTGTAGCGGCAACGAATATCACCCTGCTCCTCTGGATGCGGCTGTCACCCAGCCGTGAAAACTCGCCGCTGTCTAAAAACCTCAGAAGCTGGACCTGGGTTTTCTGATCCGCGTCTCCTATCTCGTCCAGGAACACGATCCCGCCATCGGCCTCGTCAAAGATCCCCTTGCGGTCCGCGTAAGCCCCCGTATACGCGCCTTTTCTATGTCCGAAAAGTTCGGAGAAGGTCAGGTCGCCGCCATAGGCCGCTATGTTGGTCTTTCTCAGGGGCAGTTCCTCTCTTTTTCCCACGGCTTCCCGATAACGCTCATTGAGAAGAGAGTACAGGTTGTTGAAAACAAACTCCTTCCCCGAACCTGTCTCCCCCGTGATCAGCAGGGTGGGAAGTCCAAACTCGATCCCTTCCCCGACATCACCATCCCAGTTCAGCAGCCAGCTTGTCAGTGGCGGCACCAGAAGCCCCAGACGGTCCACCAGTTCCGTGGATGCTCTGCTCTTTCCTATGATATTACCGAGGAGATAGGAACTGACCGCAGGATCTCTGTACTCGACCTCCCTTTTCAACCTGGCCACTTTCTGGGTCAACTCCGATATCTTTATCAGGTCGGCGATCCTGTTGGCGATCAGGCGGGAAATGAGAAGAATGATCCTCTGATGCTCCTGATTAAAGTATCTCTCCTGATAGCTGTCCAGGTTGATAACCCCGATTACGCTTCCGCCAACAACGATAGGTACGGCCAGTTCGGATCGGACAAGACTGCTCAAATTCTTGAAAAACCCCCCTTTTCCGGCCTCTTCAACGGTATCGTTGCACAGGAAAGGTTTTCCGGTATGGGCTACGTAACCTGTAAGGGATCTCTCCTCGACCGGCAGTTCCTCACCCCCCACCTTTAAAAGGGGGATCTGCGCTTTTCTCCACCCCCTGGATTTCGCCCCGGACGGCCCGCTGTCCTCCACCCTGTCCACGACCACCCAGCGCTGTTCATCCTCTCTGCTTAAAAGCCCGATGGAACCGGTATCCGCCCCCACCAACTCAACAACCATTGAAACAACCTTATTGAGAAAGACAGGGAGCTCTGTGTCCTCACCGAGGAGCTGCTCAATTTCGGACAGGACTTTTATCTCGAAGTGTTCTTCACCTGTATCGGCGATGCCCCTGCCAAGCGCCATGGCATGGTTTTTCAGGAGGCCCAGATCCCACTCGGTGTATTGATGGGGCCTTTTTGTGAAGTAGTTGACCACACAGACTACGGCATCATCATAATCCATCACGGGAATCATGAGAAGGGTCCTCAATGAAAGATGATGAAAAACATCCCACCTCTCAAACTGTCTGGACAGGATGTCCTCGAAGAACAGGACATCAGGCGCCCCGGGACGCATGACAACGCTGTCCCCATCCTGCATTACCAGCAAAGACAACAGGCTTTTGCCTTCCAGAAGGCTGATACGTTCAAGGGTCTCGTAAACCGGGGGGTCTCCCATGTCCCTGGACGCGGACGCGAGGATTTCCATATGCCCGCCCCGGGCCGTTCTGAGAACTTCGGGCACGGTGGACTCGGCCGGTATCAGGACCGAGGTCATATCAAGCGCCATCTCCAGTTCAAAGGCTCCGCCGAGGAGAATACGGGCGATTTCTCTTTTTCTCGAGCGATCCAGGTGGCGGTTGAGCATAATCTGTTGATGAAACCGATGGGCCTTCTCCAGAACCGGCATGATTCTTTTGAGGAGGCCCCTCACCGCGTCCCGGCTTTCGCCGGACAGTACGCTCCCCTTGCCATTTTGGGCATCAATGCTGAGGACACCTATGGAGCGGCCTCCCGCATTAAATGGAAAGATGACGGATCGTGTGAGGCTTCTTTCGGAGAACCAACGGGTGTGAAGATCGTCACCCCCGGTTTTTTGCGTAGCGGCATCAATAAGCTGGGACGCGAGAAAGGCCCGGACCAGGTAGTTTTCTCTCCACTGGATCGGGATCCTTGCGCCCTTGCGCTCCAGCTCCCCTTCGGGGGTATAAAGGCAGATGAGGGCACCTTCCCTCATATCTTCCATATAAACCCGGATATTGCTGCACCCGGTTATTTCGGTTACGCTTACGGAAAGGTAATGAAGGATATCAAGAAGGTTCTCCTTCCCAAGGGAAAGGATATGTTTAATATCTTTGCCGGTCATGTCGGATAACTCTGTTGCCTTTTACCCGTCACCTGGTTCCGGGCACTTGGTTCCGGGCACTGAGCTCCAGACTCCCGTCGGAAAGCAGGGCTGCCCTTTCGTCGACCATCTGCAGGTACGACTCCATTTCATCCCGTGGAACAGAGGATGCCCTCGGGACATTCACCTTCCTCGGATCCACATATCGGCCGTTGCGGTACATGGCGAAATGAAGGTGCGGCCCGGTGGTTCTTCCGGTTGCCCCAACAAAGCCGATGACCTGCCCCTGGCGGACGTGGACACCTCTCGAAATACCGGATGCGAAGGAGTTCAGATGCGCATATGCGCTGGAATAGGTCGAATTGTGGCGTATTTTCAACATTCTTCCATTGAATCGATCTGTTTTCCTGAGGATCACCGTGCCGTCGCCGATGGTGTGCACCGGTGTGCCGGTTCTGGCGGTGTAGTCAACCCCCAGATGGGGCGCCATTTTTTTAGTCACGGGGTTGAGCCTTCTGTGTGAAAACCCTGAGCTGATCCTTCTGAATTTCAAGGGCGCCTTGAGAAACTGCTTCCTCAGGCTGCCGCCCTCCTCATCGAAATATCCGCCACTGCCCTGCGCCGGCCTGTAAAGAAAAGCCTGGTAGAGGTGCCCGGCATTTTTAAAACGGGCTGCCAGGATGCGTCCATATTTGACAAATTTCCCGTCGCGGTAGAATTTCTCCAGCAGGATCGAAAAGACGTCCCCTTTCCTTAAGTCCCTGAAGAAATCGATCTGCCACGCAAATATTTCAGCAAGATCCATGGCCAGGATAGGGTTTTCTCCCAGGGACTCGATGGCGTTAAAAAGGGAATTTTCAATGACGCCCGATACCAAAACAGTTTTTACATTGTACTCGATGGGTTCTACGCTGACCTCCGGTTTTTTGCTGCCTAAGGAAACTTTGACAAGTCTGTTTTCATCGGGCTCGTACTGGTATTCCACCGCCGTATCATTCCTTTTGATGATCCTGTATGGTCGCCCTGCCACAAGCCTGGCAATATTCACCCCATCCACCCTTTTGGATGCCAGCGTCATGATGGAATCGTCGCTGACCCCAAGGCCTTTGAGTATGCCATAAAAGGTTTCCCCTTTTTTCACCTTGAATTCGCTGACCACAGGTCGAGTTATCGAAGGGGCTGCTTCCTTCGGGCCGGTCGGTTTTTCGGAGACAATGGGAGGCTTCGGCAACCTCTTTTCAGATCTCCCCGGGAAATAACTGAAACCGACCAGGCCGAGACTGATAAGGAG includes:
- a CDS encoding KamA family radical SAM protein — encoded protein: MNGCGLTGGETDSFTRELINELFTGTGTGNKPSPGQAAGLKEACSSALQGNSTGKILLVFDALLKYRRETGFTPDDFGLTRGDLEELASKHQLIDEHGVTVGGRLLKAIPIVKAANARVADYMAKKDADAPSGIELWEQIQKNGARIRSALGMSDEDWGSFPGQLKYAINTVDELARVIDLPAAAIRDVTCVTRDYRMRLTPYYAGLIMPGRLDDPVLIQSVPTGEMVDNVGEEIPPVAADHSPARLVDQFYPRVVSVKVTNICAMYCTHCLRIAHIGKKDRIYSKDAYQEALDYIRGNPLIRDVLITGGDAFMLPNRMIRWILEQLDAIDHVRMKRLGTRIPVTVPMRLDAELLDILNASNLKKPLRVVTQINTAQEITPVSREGFRNLSSQVSAVLNQAVLLKGINDTSVKMWKLCETIHESYVRPYYVFNCSYRNPQFRHLRVPVETGRDIVEGMYGNISGDAIPRYISTAGGKIPMHRDNIIGRDGDMVTMKKPWSGEEVSYPDTDQEEYENRDFGLLKYGSSE
- a CDS encoding DUF3467 domain-containing protein; amino-acid sequence: MNQEKRPEKGKGLITIEPEMENGRYSNAANIIHSFNEFILDFIMLLPGDRQKVVSRIVTSPAHAKQLAEAMERNVRKYETTYGKIKIPDRVEDGEFSGPVN
- a CDS encoding GAF domain-containing protein, translated to MTGKDIKHILSLGKENLLDILHYLSVSVTEITGCSNIRVYMEDMREGALICLYTPEGELERKGARIPIQWRENYLVRAFLASQLIDAATQKTGGDDLHTRWFSERSLTRSVIFPFNAGGRSIGVLSIDAQNGKGSVLSGESRDAVRGLLKRIMPVLEKAHRFHQQIMLNRHLDRSRKREIARILLGGAFELEMALDMTSVLIPAESTVPEVLRTARGGHMEILASASRDMGDPPVYETLERISLLEGKSLLSLLVMQDGDSVVMRPGAPDVLFFEDILSRQFERWDVFHHLSLRTLLMIPVMDYDDAVVCVVNYFTKRPHQYTEWDLGLLKNHAMALGRGIADTGEEHFEIKVLSEIEQLLGEDTELPVFLNKVVSMVVELVGADTGSIGLLSREDEQRWVVVDRVEDSGPSGAKSRGWRKAQIPLLKVGGEELPVEERSLTGYVAHTGKPFLCNDTVEEAGKGGFFKNLSSLVRSELAVPIVVGGSVIGVINLDSYQERYFNQEHQRIILLISRLIANRIADLIKISELTQKVARLKREVEYRDPAVSSYLLGNIIGKSRASTELVDRLGLLVPPLTSWLLNWDGDVGEGIEFGLPTLLITGETGSGKEFVFNNLYSLLNERYREAVGKREELPLRKTNIAAYGGDLTFSELFGHRKGAYTGAYADRKGIFDEADGGIVFLDEIGDADQKTQVQLLRFLDSGEFSRLGDSRIQRSRVIFVAATNRDLGKEIELGNFREDLYHRLREIVLKVPPLRERREDIPDLAKHFLGRLHSKFSRNASPPHLTPQASLFLTGLEYPGNIRQLVSILQGGLFESVDGLVGEQEIRKALRHFRGPGPDGDNESALYDLIRGGKGNFWDMIHAPFIAHDMTRSMVLRIYKIALAEGGGVKEAALLLRALEETPYGEQKALMRFKNFMYKTIGAGKSG
- a CDS encoding peptidoglycan DD-metalloendopeptidase family protein; protein product: MRENRPKYPASQRQKRNSHIRRRPVRIRFVFLLLISLGLVGFSYFPGRSEKRLPKPPIVSEKPTGPKEAAPSITRPVVSEFKVKKGETFYGILKGLGVSDDSIMTLASKRVDGVNIARLVAGRPYRIIKRNDTAVEYQYEPDENRLVKVSLGSKKPEVSVEPIEYNVKTVLVSGVIENSLFNAIESLGENPILAMDLAEIFAWQIDFFRDLRKGDVFSILLEKFYRDGKFVKYGRILAARFKNAGHLYQAFLYRPAQGSGGYFDEEGGSLRKQFLKAPLKFRRISSGFSHRRLNPVTKKMAPHLGVDYTARTGTPVHTIGDGTVILRKTDRFNGRMLKIRHNSTYSSAYAHLNSFASGISRGVHVRQGQVIGFVGATGRTTGPHLHFAMYRNGRYVDPRKVNVPRASSVPRDEMESYLQMVDERAALLSDGSLELSARNQVPGTR